In a genomic window of Chrysemys picta bellii isolate R12L10 chromosome 1, ASM1138683v2, whole genome shotgun sequence:
- the EMP1 gene encoding epithelial membrane protein 1, giving the protein MLVLLAGIFVVHIATVVMLFVSTIANVWMAGTSAQGTNSTGLWLNCDAGKCHQIAFAEGDMPSLKAVQAFMILAIIFSFVSLVMFVVQLFTMEKGKRFYITGAIMLICWLFILIAVSIYTARFPHYFTAPKDHHGYSFILAWICFCFSFIIGILYLVLRKK; this is encoded by the exons ATGTTGGTGCTATTGGCTGGTATTTTTGTGGTCCACATTGCCACCGTGGTCATGCTGTTTGTATCCACCATTGCCAAC GTCTGGATGGCAGGTACCTCCGCCCAGGGAACAAACTCAACAGGACTCTGGCTAAACTGCGATGCTGGGAAATGCCATCAGATTGCATTCGCTGAAGGGGATATGC CTTCCCTCAAGGCAGTGCAAGCCTTCATGATCCTGGCTATCATCTTCTCCTTCGTCTCATTGGTCATGTTCGTGGTGCAGCTCTTCACCATGGAGAAAGGGAAACGCTTCTATATCACTGGAGCCATCATGCTGATTTGCT GGCTGTTCATTTTGATTGCAGTCTCCATCTACACAGCCCGATTCCCACACTACTTCACAGCGCCTAAAGACCACCATGGCTACTCCTTCATATTGGCCTGGATCTGCTTTTGCTTCAGCTTCATCATTGGCATTCTCTACCTTGTCCTTAGAAAGAAATAA